A DNA window from Solanum lycopersicum chromosome 3, SLM_r2.1 contains the following coding sequences:
- the LOC138347728 gene encoding uncharacterized protein, which produces MVRTRATTTPTPALAGQGASEPATGAVARRGAVTRGRGRGRGRTSSRGRGQAPVPSSTKAVTPPPTEEVAREGEEGESEQVQNEELPPQPTPEMINQVLAYLSGLTDQGQTPPVFSAPASQVPEVRQAAAEALRMDASLEIGTFPRLTTGPIMTSDQHELFSKFLKLKPPVFKGAESEDAYDFLVDCHELLHKMGIVERFGVEFVTYQFQGNAKMWWRSHVECQPAQAPPMTWASFSSLFMEKYIPRTLRDRRRDEFLSLEQDKMSVTAYEAKFRALSRYATQLCFSL; this is translated from the coding sequence atggttagaactagagcaacaactacgccaacaccagcactggcaggacagggtgcgtctgagccagccactggggctgtagctcgaagaggagcagtgacaaggggtcgtggtagaggtcgtgggaggacgtcctctagaggaagaggacaagcacctgtcccatctagtactaaggcggtgactcccccaccgactgaggaagtagcaagagagggtgaggaaggggaaagtgagcaagtgcagaatgaggaattaccaccccaacctaccccagagatgattaatcaggttcttgcttatcttagcgggttaactgatcaaggccagacacctccagtgttttctgcaccagcatcTCAGGTTCCGGAAGTACGACAGGCCGCTGCTGAGGCTctccgcatggatgcctcattggaaataggcacatttcctcgtttgactacagggcctataatgacaagcgatcagcatgaacttttcagtaagttcttgaaattaaaacctccagtcttcaagggtgctgaatccgaggatgcctacgattttctggttgattgtcatgagttactacataaaatgggcatagtggaacgatttggcgttgagtttgtaacctatcagtttcagggaaatgccaaaatgtggtggcggtcacatgttgagtgtcaacccgcacaggcaccacctatgacttgggcgtcgttctctagcttatttatggagaagtatatcccccggaccttgagggataggaggagagatgagttcttgagcctagagcaagacAAGATGTCGgtgactgcgtatgaggctaagttccgtgcattatccaggtatgccacccagctttgcttcagtctataa